The segment GGACGATCAGCGGCGCGATCGTGTTCGGCATCAGATGCCGCCACATGATCTTGGGCAGGGACGAGCCGACCGAGATCGCCGCTTCGACGTAAGGTTCTTCGCGAGCCGACAGCACCACCGAGCGCACCAGACGCGCCACGCGCGGGATTTCGGGAATGGTGATCGCGACCAGCACGGTCCAGATGCTGGCGCCGGAGAGCGACACCACGGCGATCGCGAGCAAAATGCTCGGCATCGCCATCAGGCCGTCCATGATGCGCATCATCACGGAATCGACCAGCTTGAAGAAGCCGGAGACGAGGCCGATGGCGAGCCCGATGACGACCGACAGGATCGCCGAGCCGATCCCGATCAGCAGCGAGACACGGCCGCCATAGATGACGCGGGACAGCAGGTCGCGGCCATAGGCGTCGGTGCCGAGCAGGAATTGCGCCGACGCGGGCTTGAGCCGCAGCGACGGCGCCAGCTGGATCGGGTCATGCGGCGCGATCAGCGGCGCCAGGATCGAGATCAGCACGATCAGCGCGAGCAACACCGTTGCCGTGGCGATGATCGGCGTCGAGGTCAGGAAGCCGAAACGCGGCCGCAGCGGCGACGTGATCGGAATGGAGGACTGGGGAAGGGTATCGACCGACATGGTTGTTCTTGTCCTTGCCTCAGTACCGGATCCGGGGATCTAGCAGGGTGTAGGCGACGTCGATCAGGAGATTGACGACGACGTAGATCAGCGACGTCAGCAAAATCATCGCCTGGATCACCGGATAGTCACGCGCCAGCACCGCGTCCACCGTGAGGCGGCCGATGCCGGGGATGTTGAACACGCTCTCGGTGACGACGACGCCCGAGATCAAAAGCGCAAAGCCGGTGCCGATCACGGTGATCACGGGCACAGCAGCGTTGCGCAGCGCGTGCCGCATCATCACCGCGACTTCGTTGATGCCCTTGGCGCGCGCCGTTCGCACGTAATCTTCGCCGAGCACGTCGAGCATCGCCGCGCGCGTCATGCGCGCGATCAGCGCGATATAGATGAAGGAGAGCGCGCAGGTCGGCAGGATGATGCGCTCGAAGAACGGCCCGAAACCGGTGGTGATGCTGCGGAAGCCCTGCACCGGCACCCAGCGCAGGTCGATCGCGAACACCTCGATCAGGACGTAGCCGACCACGAACACCGGCACCGAGAAGCCGAGCACGGACAGGCCCATCACGAAGCGATCGATCCAGGTGCCGTGCTTCCAGGCTGCGACGACGCCCAGCGGGACCGCAACGACGACGGCGAGGATGATGGTCGACAGCGCGATCGAGATCGACGGCTCGACGCGCTGGCCGATCATCTTGATGACGGGCAGATTGGAGATCAACGAGGTGCCGAGATCGCCGTGCAGCAGCTTGCCGACCCAGGTGATGAATTGCACGATCAGCGGCTCGTTGAGGCCGAGCGAAGCTCGGATGCGCTCCAGCCGTTCCGGCGTCGCATTGTCGCCGGCGAGGATCGCGGCGGGATCGCCCGGGGTCAGCCGCAGCAGCAGGAACACGAACAGCGCAACGACGCCCATCACGGGCACGGCAGCGAAGATTCGGCGAACGAGATATCCGAGCACGTTGGATCCGTCTAATTAGAGTCAAAGCGGCGGCAGCGGGCGCAGCCTGTTCTGCCATCAGCCTAACATTTGAGCAATTCCCGTGCCATGAGGACCACAGGTTTTGCAGTGCGGCCCATTCGTTTTGGCTGCGCGGCGACCTCCCGTCGGGGTCACTCCAGCGTTGCGAGCAGGCCCGCCATCAACCGTCCGCGTTCGACCAGGCTGTCGACCTCGATGAACTCTTCCAGCGTGTGGCCGTTGCCGCCGCGCACGCCGAGGCCATCGAGCGTCGGAATGCCCATCGCGCCGGTGAAGTTGCCGTCGGAGCCGCCGCCCGAGCTCGCATGCGGCAGCTCGGTGCCGAGCGATTTGGCGATGCCGCGCGCCTTCTCATAGAGCGCCATGGTGCCGGCATCGGGCTCCCACACCGGCCGCGTCACGCCGCGCGTCACCTTGAAGGTGACGTCATTGGTGGTGCCCGACAGTGCCAGCATCCGTTCGACGCCGCGGTCGAGATCGGCCTGGCGCTTGGCCATGGAGAGCGCTTCGCCGGTCGCGGTCGTGGCGACGCAATTAACCCATTGGCCGCCATGGACGACGCCGACCGAGAAGGTGCAATCGTCCGTCGTCATCGCGTCGATCGCCAGAATCTGCCGCGCCATCTCGCGGATTGCCGAGCGTCCGGCCGACAGCCTTGCGCCCGCGTGGCTCGGCCGTCCCGTCGCCTCAAGATTGAAACGCGCGATGGCGTAACGTCCGGTGGTGACGCCGTTGTCGGCGCGGCCGGGCTCGGGCACCAGCACATATTTGTTGCGCGCGGCTTCCGCCTCGATGAGGTCGCGCGTCGAGGGCGTGCCGACTTCCTCATCCGGCGTGAACAGGACGGTGATCGGCAGCGGCGTGGTGAAGGCGGCGCGTGCCAGCTGCCGGATCGCTTCCAGCGAGAGATAGTTGCCGCCCTTCATGTCGTAGATGCCGGGGCCGTAGCATTTGTTGCCCTCACGCCGCCATTTCAGCTTCTCGATGGTGCCGACCGGGTGGACGGTATCCATGTGGCCTGCGATCAGGATGCCCGGCTCGCCCTGCTTCGGATGGGGAAAGCGCGCGCGGATGACGCCGCCAAAGCCCTGCCGGCCCGCGATGCGCTCGATGGTCGCACCCATGATCGCCATGTCGCGCGCGGCGATGTCGAGCATGCGGTTCACTGCATTCGCATCCCAGGTCGGGCTTTCGCATTCCACCCAGCTGCGCAGGCCTTCGAGCATGGCCTCGGAATCAAAGGGGAGATTGGCTGGATTCATCGATCTCTCTCAGGCTTGCGAAGGTGGAACGCGCATTGCATCGGCAAGCGTCGCGGAGAGCTTTGTAGAGCCAAACCGGTCCCAGTGGAGCCCATGTGCACGCCGCCTTGGGCTGCACCGAATGCCGATTGACGCGCTCAAGACTGTCTGCAAGTCTCGAAAGATAAAGGCATTGCATGAGGTTAGTTCGCCTAAGGAACGACCCGAATGCTTAACCAATAACCCGCCTTTGAACAGTTTCACGTCAGGAGAAACTTTCTATGTTCCACTTGATGCGCCGGGGGCGTCGCGCGTTCGCCTCCAAACTTGCGCTGTCGGTCGTCGCGCTCTCGACGGCGCTGGCCTCGCCAGTGCTTGCGGCCGGCAAGACCATCACCGCGGTGATGCATTCGGATCTTCGCATTATCGATCCGATCTTCACCACCGCCTACATCACGCGTGACCATGGCTACATGGTTTACGACACGTTGATCACGACGGATGCGAACTTCAAGATCCAGCCGCAGATGGCCGACTGGAAGATCTCCGATGACAAGCTGACCTACACCTTCACGCTGCGTGACGGCCTGAAATGGCATGACGGCACGCCGGTGACCGCGGAGGACTGTGTCGCCTCGCTGAAGCGCTGGGCCGCCGTCGACGGCATGGGCCAGCAGATGATGACCTTCACCGCCAGCATCGAGGCGACCGACCCCAAGACCGTCACGCTGAAGCTGAAGGAGCCCTACGCCCTGGTGCTGGAATCGATCGGCAAGCCGTCCTCGCGCGTGCCCTTCATGATGCCGAAGCGCCTGGCTGAGACGCCGCCGGACAAGCAGATCCCCGAGCAGATCGGCTCCGGTCCCTTCAAGTTCGTGCAGGGCGAATTCCAGCCCGGCGTCAAGGCGGTCTATGTCAAGAACACCGACTATGTGCCGCGCAAGGAGCCGGCGAGCTGGACCGCCGGCGGCAAGGTCGTGAAGGTCGACCGCGTCGAGTGGATCACCATGCCGGACTCGCAGACCGCGGTGAACGCGCTGCAATCGGGCGACATCGACTTCATGGAAGTGCCGCCGTGGGATCTGCTGCCGGTGCTTGAAGGCAATCCCGACCTCAAGGTCGAGACGCTGAACAAGTTCGGCTACCAGACGCTCGGTCGCATGAACTTCCTCTATCCGCCGTTCGACAATCAGAAGATCCGTCGTGCAGCGATGCTCGCGATGAACCAGAAGGACGTGCTCGACGCGCTGGTCGGCAATCCTAAATACTACAAGATCTGCGGCGCCTTCTTCATCTGCGACACGCCGTTCGCGACCGACGTCGGCTCGGAAACCCTGATCAAGGGCAACGGCATGGCGGAAGCCAAGAAGCTGCTGGCCGAGTCGGGCTATGACGGCACCCCCGTCGTCGTCATGGTGCCCGGCGACGTCGTGACGCTGAAGGCGCAACCGACCGTCGCGGTGCAGGCGCTCCGCGAGGCCGGCTTCAAGGTCGATGCGCAAGCGACCGACTGGCAGACGGTGGTGAGCCGTCGCGCCAGCCAGAAGCCCCCGAAGGAGGGCGGCTGGAACATGTTCTTCACCAACTGGGTCAGCGCCGACGTGTCCAACCCGATCTCCAACCTCTCGATCGGCGGCCAGGGCAAGAAGGGCGGCTGGTTCGGCTGGGCGGAAGACGCCAAGATCGAGAAGCTCAAGGACGACTTCGTCCGCGCCGCCTCGCTCGACGATCAGAAGAAGATCGCGACGGAGATCCAGAAGGAAGCCTACGATCAGGTGATCTACATCCCGCTCGGCCAGTACCTGGCGCCGAGCGCGTGGCGGAAGTCGCTGACCGGCGTGCTCGACGGTCCCGCGACACCGGTGTTCTGGAACATCGACAAGTCGGAGTAACGGGAGAAGGCTTTTCGTCCCGACCATCATGCGGCGCCGCTGTCATCAGCGGCGCTGCTCGCCAGCCGCTCGCCAGGAGAACTTCAATGTTCCAACTCATGCGCCGGGGGCGTCGGTCGTTCGCCTCCACACTCGCACTTTCGGTCTCCGCGCTTTCAGTCCTGGCGCTTTCGGCGCTGGCCTCGCCAGTTCTTGCCGCGGGCAAGACCATCAGCGCCGTCATGCATTCGGATCTGCGAATCCTCGATCCGATCTTCACCAGCGCCTATATCGCTCGTGATCATGGCTACATGGTCTACGACACGCTGATCGCGACGGATTCGAACTTCAAGATCCAGCCGCAGATGGCGGATTGGAAGATTTCCGACGACAAGCTGACCTACACCTTCACGCTGCGCGATGGTCTGAAGTGGCATGATGGTACGCCGGTCACCGCGGAGGATTGCGTTGCCTCGCTCAAGCGCTGGGCCGCGGTCGATAGCATGGGGCAGCAGATGATGCTGTTCACGGCGAGCATCGAGGCGACCGACCCCAAGACCATCACGCTGAAGCTGAAGGAGCCGTAC is part of the Bradyrhizobium commune genome and harbors:
- a CDS encoding ABC transporter permease, with translation MSVDTLPQSSIPITSPLRPRFGFLTSTPIIATATVLLALIVLISILAPLIAPHDPIQLAPSLRLKPASAQFLLGTDAYGRDLLSRVIYGGRVSLLIGIGSAILSVVIGLAIGLVSGFFKLVDSVMMRIMDGLMAMPSILLAIAVVSLSGASIWTVLVAITIPEIPRVARLVRSVVLSAREEPYVEAAISVGSSLPKIMWRHLMPNTIAPLIVQGTYVCASAILTEAILSFLGAGISPETPTWGNIMAEGRQYFQLKPTLIFWPGLLLSIAILSINLIGDAARDALDPRMKQREGK
- a CDS encoding ABC transporter permease; translation: MLGYLVRRIFAAVPVMGVVALFVFLLLRLTPGDPAAILAGDNATPERLERIRASLGLNEPLIVQFITWVGKLLHGDLGTSLISNLPVIKMIGQRVEPSISIALSTIILAVVVAVPLGVVAAWKHGTWIDRFVMGLSVLGFSVPVFVVGYVLIEVFAIDLRWVPVQGFRSITTGFGPFFERIILPTCALSFIYIALIARMTRAAMLDVLGEDYVRTARAKGINEVAVMMRHALRNAAVPVITVIGTGFALLISGVVVTESVFNIPGIGRLTVDAVLARDYPVIQAMILLTSLIYVVVNLLIDVAYTLLDPRIRY
- a CDS encoding ABC transporter substrate-binding protein, translating into MFHLMRRGRRAFASKLALSVVALSTALASPVLAAGKTITAVMHSDLRIIDPIFTTAYITRDHGYMVYDTLITTDANFKIQPQMADWKISDDKLTYTFTLRDGLKWHDGTPVTAEDCVASLKRWAAVDGMGQQMMTFTASIEATDPKTVTLKLKEPYALVLESIGKPSSRVPFMMPKRLAETPPDKQIPEQIGSGPFKFVQGEFQPGVKAVYVKNTDYVPRKEPASWTAGGKVVKVDRVEWITMPDSQTAVNALQSGDIDFMEVPPWDLLPVLEGNPDLKVETLNKFGYQTLGRMNFLYPPFDNQKIRRAAMLAMNQKDVLDALVGNPKYYKICGAFFICDTPFATDVGSETLIKGNGMAEAKKLLAESGYDGTPVVVMVPGDVVTLKAQPTVAVQALREAGFKVDAQATDWQTVVSRRASQKPPKEGGWNMFFTNWVSADVSNPISNLSIGGQGKKGGWFGWAEDAKIEKLKDDFVRAASLDDQKKIATEIQKEAYDQVIYIPLGQYLAPSAWRKSLTGVLDGPATPVFWNIDKSE
- a CDS encoding M20/M25/M40 family metallo-hydrolase; this encodes MNPANLPFDSEAMLEGLRSWVECESPTWDANAVNRMLDIAARDMAIMGATIERIAGRQGFGGVIRARFPHPKQGEPGILIAGHMDTVHPVGTIEKLKWRREGNKCYGPGIYDMKGGNYLSLEAIRQLARAAFTTPLPITVLFTPDEEVGTPSTRDLIEAEAARNKYVLVPEPGRADNGVTTGRYAIARFNLEATGRPSHAGARLSAGRSAIREMARQILAIDAMTTDDCTFSVGVVHGGQWVNCVATTATGEALSMAKRQADLDRGVERMLALSGTTNDVTFKVTRGVTRPVWEPDAGTMALYEKARGIAKSLGTELPHASSGGGSDGNFTGAMGIPTLDGLGVRGGNGHTLEEFIEVDSLVERGRLMAGLLATLE